One part of the Paenibacillus silvisoli genome encodes these proteins:
- a CDS encoding NADH-quinone oxidoreductase subunit A — translation MEAKCVEKYINNYVIVTIFILLGILLPVVALTVGRLLRPHKPNEEKKTTYESGNEPVGEGQVRFNVRYYLFALMFVIFDVETVFLYPWAVAYKQLGLFVLVEMAIFTGLLLIGLLYAWKKKVLKWNSI, via the coding sequence ATGGAGGCGAAATGTGTGGAGAAGTACATCAACAATTACGTGATTGTGACGATCTTCATTCTTCTCGGCATCCTGCTTCCGGTGGTCGCTTTGACTGTCGGACGTCTGTTGCGTCCGCACAAACCGAATGAAGAGAAGAAGACCACTTACGAGAGCGGGAACGAGCCCGTAGGGGAGGGGCAGGTCCGCTTTAATGTGCGCTACTACTTGTTTGCGCTCATGTTTGTCATCTTTGATGTCGAAACCGTTTTCCTATACCCTTGGGCCGTTGCGTATAAGCAGCTCGGCTTATTTGTGCTTGTTGAAATGGCAATCTTTACGGGACTGTTGTTAATTGGATTACTCTACGCCTGGAAGAAGAAGGTGCTCAAATGGAATTCAATTTAG
- a CDS encoding NADH-quinone oxidoreductase subunit C, translating into MSDEKEKELGQPEQAEAKPAPAGEPTATVSAVSSSEPSAAIDPEQEQEVKLTPEAKAARAEAKAAAKGGEAAPSDAGAADPEREAKLKAAAEARAARAAAKAAAEGGEAPSEPAAAVDPDREAKLKAAAEARAARAAAKAAAEGGEAPSEAAAVDPEKEAKLKAAAEARAARAAAKAAAEGGEAAPAEPKQPSPKQPQLDETAALIRSLVGDDAIEESYINELNGHLPTLVVKADRLLAVSELLKTQESQDYSYLRNLSGVDYETHLETVYHLVSLKSGNELAVKVKADRENPSIPSVVSVWETANWNEREVYDLLGIHFPGHPDLRRIMMPDDWVGYPLRKDYEPLDPEV; encoded by the coding sequence ATGAGCGATGAGAAAGAGAAGGAACTCGGCCAGCCCGAGCAGGCCGAGGCGAAGCCAGCGCCTGCAGGCGAGCCTACAGCGACCGTGTCGGCGGTTTCCTCGAGCGAGCCATCGGCAGCTATCGATCCAGAGCAAGAGCAAGAGGTGAAGCTGACTCCTGAAGCTAAGGCGGCGCGTGCCGAGGCGAAGGCGGCGGCCAAAGGTGGCGAGGCGGCCCCAAGCGATGCTGGCGCGGCAGACCCGGAGCGCGAGGCGAAGCTGAAGGCTGCCGCGGAAGCGCGAGCGGCGCGTGCTGCAGCGAAAGCGGCAGCCGAGGGTGGCGAAGCCCCGAGCGAGCCAGCAGCCGCGGTGGATCCGGATCGCGAGGCGAAGCTGAAGGCTGCCGCGGAAGCACGAGCGGCGAGAGCCGCAGCGAAAGCGGCAGCCGAAGGCGGCGAGGCTCCAAGCGAAGCGGCTGCGGTGGATCCGGAGAAGGAAGCGAAGCTGAAGGCAGCTGCCGAAGCGCGGGCGGCGCGTGCCGCGGCGAAGGCGGCAGCCGAGGGCGGCGAGGCCGCTCCGGCGGAGCCGAAGCAGCCATCGCCAAAGCAGCCGCAGCTCGACGAGACAGCGGCTCTGATCCGCTCGCTGGTTGGCGACGACGCCATCGAGGAGTCGTACATAAATGAATTAAACGGCCATTTGCCGACGCTTGTCGTGAAGGCAGATCGACTGCTAGCAGTTAGCGAGCTGCTGAAAACGCAAGAGTCGCAAGACTATAGCTATTTGCGGAATCTATCCGGCGTCGATTACGAGACGCATCTGGAGACAGTGTACCACCTGGTATCGCTGAAATCCGGGAACGAGCTTGCCGTGAAGGTCAAGGCGGACCGCGAGAATCCGTCCATTCCGTCCGTCGTATCCGTGTGGGAGACGGCGAACTGGAACGAGCGCGAGGTCTATGATTTGCTAGGGATTCATTTTCCGGGTCATCCCGACCTGCGCCGCATCATGATGCCGGACGATTGGGTGGGATATCCGCTGCGCAAAGATTACGAACCGCTAGACCCGGAGGTGTAA
- a CDS encoding FTR1 family iron permease, translated as MNLQAFLITFREGFEAILIVGIIIAYLNRIGQSKWNKWVWVGVLMAVVASLGVALLFQIVLDGYATMGSKDYLRIGILLVSAGLLTHMILFMSKQNRDMRSRLQNKVALILTAGGALNMIVHSFLVTLREGVETVFFFAAISGGDISQALQSWGALTGLLTAAVLGVIVFKSSKRIQLSTFFRVTSVFLIMIAAGLFVQAIGVMQDLKIIGSVYKTPGGEIAAMYDLTWFMPEHPIDETNYIRDTGHHPVLNGQVGIFFKAFLGYTQDPSLEEFVLYWAYYLFVFVLIARQKKLMTLEEAKAHEDHAVSGRTDTPTAV; from the coding sequence ATGAATTTGCAAGCTTTTCTCATCACGTTTCGGGAAGGGTTCGAGGCGATCTTGATTGTCGGTATCATCATTGCGTACTTGAACCGGATCGGGCAGTCCAAATGGAACAAGTGGGTTTGGGTCGGCGTACTGATGGCCGTCGTCGCGAGCCTCGGCGTTGCGCTGCTGTTCCAGATCGTGCTGGACGGCTACGCGACGATGGGCAGCAAGGATTATTTGCGGATTGGCATTTTGCTCGTATCCGCGGGGCTGCTCACGCACATGATTCTGTTTATGAGCAAGCAGAACCGGGATATGCGGAGCAGGCTGCAGAATAAAGTGGCGCTGATCCTGACGGCCGGCGGCGCGCTGAACATGATCGTCCACTCGTTCCTCGTTACGCTCCGCGAGGGCGTCGAAACCGTCTTCTTCTTCGCCGCGATTTCCGGCGGCGATATCTCGCAGGCGCTGCAAAGCTGGGGTGCGCTTACGGGCCTTTTGACAGCCGCGGTACTAGGCGTGATCGTGTTCAAGAGCAGCAAGCGGATTCAACTAAGCACGTTCTTCCGGGTAACGAGCGTGTTCCTGATCATGATCGCGGCGGGCTTGTTCGTGCAAGCCATCGGGGTCATGCAGGATTTGAAAATCATCGGCAGCGTCTACAAGACGCCGGGCGGCGAAATTGCCGCCATGTACGATCTGACCTGGTTCATGCCGGAGCACCCGATCGACGAAACGAACTATATTCGCGATACTGGGCATCATCCCGTGCTGAACGGGCAGGTGGGCATTTTCTTCAAAGCGTTTCTCGGCTATACGCAGGATCCGTCGCTAGAGGAATTTGTGCTGTATTGGGCGTATTATTTATTCGTCTTCGTCTTGATCGCTCGTCAGAAGAAGCTGATGACGCTCGAAGAGGCGAAGGCGCATGAAGATCATGCGGTGTCGGGCAGGACGGATACGCCGACCGCGGTTTAG
- a CDS encoding NADH-quinone oxidoreductase subunit D, which produces MIRTEELLLNVGPQHPSTHGVFRIIVKLDGEVITEATPVMGYLHRGTEKLAENLNYTQIIPYTDRMDYVSAMTTNYVLCHAVETMMGLEIPERAEFMRLIVMELQRVASHLVWWGTYLLDIGAMSPFLFAFRDREIIINLFNELCGARLTYNYMRVGGVKWDAPPGWIEKVRDFIPYMEGKLDEYHRLVSGNEIFLARIKGVGKYDAQTAIDYGLSGANLRSTGVDWDLRKAKPYSLYNRFEFDVPLGKNGDCYDRYLIRLEEVRQSLRILKQAVEQFPSSGDVMGKVPRVIRPPAGELYVGIESPRGEIGCHIVSKGKAEPYRLKFRRPSFVNLQILPKLLVGETMTNLITILGGIDIVVGEVDC; this is translated from the coding sequence GTGATCCGTACAGAAGAACTGCTGCTTAACGTCGGCCCCCAGCATCCCAGCACGCACGGCGTATTCCGTATCATCGTCAAGCTTGACGGCGAAGTGATCACGGAGGCGACGCCGGTCATGGGATACCTGCACCGGGGGACGGAGAAGCTTGCGGAAAACTTGAATTATACGCAAATCATCCCGTATACCGACCGGATGGACTACGTCTCGGCGATGACGACCAACTATGTGCTCTGTCACGCGGTCGAGACGATGATGGGGCTTGAAATTCCGGAACGCGCCGAGTTTATGCGGCTGATCGTCATGGAGCTGCAGCGGGTGGCCAGCCACCTTGTGTGGTGGGGCACGTACCTGCTCGATATCGGGGCGATGAGCCCGTTCCTGTTCGCTTTCCGCGATCGGGAGATCATCATCAACTTGTTCAACGAGTTGTGCGGCGCGCGCCTGACATACAACTACATGCGCGTCGGCGGCGTCAAATGGGATGCGCCTCCCGGCTGGATCGAGAAGGTGCGCGATTTCATCCCTTACATGGAAGGCAAGCTTGACGAGTACCACAGGCTCGTCAGCGGCAACGAAATCTTCCTCGCGCGAATTAAAGGCGTCGGCAAATACGACGCGCAAACCGCAATCGATTACGGCCTTTCGGGTGCGAACCTCCGCTCCACGGGCGTCGATTGGGATTTGCGCAAGGCGAAGCCGTACAGCCTGTACAACCGCTTCGAATTCGACGTGCCGCTCGGCAAGAACGGCGACTGCTATGACCGTTACTTGATCCGGCTGGAGGAAGTCCGCCAATCGCTTCGCATATTGAAGCAGGCCGTTGAGCAATTCCCTTCCTCGGGCGACGTGATGGGCAAGGTACCCCGCGTCATTCGGCCGCCGGCAGGCGAGCTCTATGTCGGTATCGAATCGCCGCGCGGCGAGATCGGCTGCCATATCGTCTCCAAAGGCAAGGCCGAGCCGTACCGGTTGAAATTCCGCCGTCCGTCCTTCGTCAATTTGCAAATCTTGCCGAAGCTGCTTGTCGGCGAAACCATGACGAACCTCATTACGATATTGGGCGGCATCGATATTGTCGTCGGGGAGGTTGACTGCTGA
- a CDS encoding NuoB/complex I 20 kDa subunit family protein, whose amino-acid sequence MEFNLESITPEERKELERNVFMGTLEELKAWARSNSLWPLTFGLACCAIEMMGTGASHYDLDRFGVMFRTSPRQSDVMIVAGTVTKKMGPLLRRLYDQMPEPKWVIAMGSCATAGGPYVRSYAVMKGVDQIVPVDVYIPGCPPNPAALIYGINKLQEKIRYEAKTGKRVTNR is encoded by the coding sequence ATGGAATTCAATTTAGAGTCGATCACCCCCGAAGAGCGAAAAGAACTGGAACGCAACGTGTTTATGGGCACGCTGGAGGAGCTGAAGGCGTGGGCGCGCAGCAACTCGCTGTGGCCGCTGACGTTTGGACTGGCATGCTGCGCGATCGAAATGATGGGCACGGGCGCTTCCCACTACGACCTTGACCGGTTCGGCGTCATGTTCCGAACTTCTCCGAGGCAGTCGGACGTCATGATCGTGGCCGGAACGGTCACGAAGAAGATGGGACCGCTGCTGCGCCGTCTGTACGATCAGATGCCGGAGCCGAAGTGGGTTATCGCGATGGGCTCCTGCGCGACCGCAGGCGGGCCTTACGTGCGTTCGTACGCCGTCATGAAGGGCGTTGACCAGATCGTCCCTGTCGATGTGTATATTCCTGGATGTCCGCCGAACCCGGCAGCACTTATTTATGGGATCAATAAGCTTCAAGAGAAGATCCGCTACGAGGCGAAAACCGGGAAGCGGGTGACGAATCGATGA
- a CDS encoding copper amine oxidase N-terminal domain-containing protein has translation MNRMKKSLSILLTITMLAASVFAFAATAFADDAPQKAPVNTDVAPQVKAYENLLDMFAQKKPIADIQKQYNADFKQNVLGVDGSIKAGDPVVNENISFVLDNAVSGKLTYAQAEQAVDKGLQWYFYFLIKNLTNAGAKTALTNGDKAAAQAFIDKTVLVYGSVLDKTVKATDSAYGTSSSALLNDTVLPGFKADIEKGDVTALNVHRQLLDKTLIKVFGLATLSVAEKVGSLADADKPAAVIQGFFYYMSVYGYLKGGDAVDADIIFKAFASGDAKKISPAAIRKALVRCNIAKVSAYTIEVLEKLEKKDVAGAAGTGGELYGFFSALEPFLGAAAFAEAKPLLTQILAASAAGNADEVRAIGFKMAVYAAKVDGIDFKVGDKQVAVAGKAQDATPSFIEKSSGRTLVPTRYLELLGFQVNFDNATKTANVTKDGVTLSLTIGSDAVVKNGEPVADVKLDQPVVVKNSVTYLPLRAIAELSGNHIYFEKGQVIVIK, from the coding sequence ATGAACCGTATGAAAAAGTCTTTATCTATCCTTCTCACGATCACCATGCTGGCCGCATCCGTATTCGCATTCGCAGCAACCGCATTTGCCGACGACGCGCCGCAAAAAGCGCCGGTTAATACCGACGTAGCCCCGCAAGTTAAAGCATACGAGAACTTGCTCGATATGTTCGCGCAGAAGAAGCCGATTGCCGACATTCAGAAGCAGTACAATGCCGACTTCAAGCAAAACGTGCTTGGCGTAGACGGAAGCATCAAAGCTGGCGATCCGGTCGTGAACGAGAACATCAGCTTCGTGTTGGACAACGCGGTATCCGGCAAGCTTACTTATGCGCAAGCAGAGCAAGCCGTAGACAAAGGGCTGCAATGGTACTTCTATTTCCTGATCAAGAACCTGACGAACGCAGGCGCCAAAACCGCGCTCACAAACGGCGACAAAGCGGCCGCGCAAGCGTTTATCGACAAGACGGTTCTGGTGTACGGCTCTGTTCTGGATAAAACGGTCAAAGCAACGGACAGCGCATACGGCACATCTTCGTCCGCTCTTCTGAACGATACGGTTCTTCCAGGCTTTAAGGCGGACATCGAGAAAGGCGACGTAACGGCGCTTAACGTTCATCGCCAGCTGCTTGATAAAACCTTGATTAAAGTGTTCGGGCTTGCAACGCTTTCCGTAGCAGAGAAGGTGGGCTCACTGGCGGATGCCGACAAGCCTGCGGCCGTCATTCAAGGCTTCTTCTACTATATGAGCGTGTACGGTTACCTAAAAGGCGGAGACGCTGTCGATGCCGATATCATCTTCAAGGCGTTCGCTTCCGGCGACGCGAAGAAAATCAGCCCTGCCGCGATCCGTAAAGCGCTTGTCCGCTGCAACATCGCGAAAGTAAGTGCTTATACAATCGAAGTGCTTGAAAAGCTCGAGAAAAAAGACGTCGCTGGCGCAGCCGGCACGGGCGGCGAGCTGTACGGCTTCTTCTCGGCGCTGGAGCCATTCCTTGGCGCGGCGGCATTCGCTGAAGCCAAGCCTCTTCTGACTCAAATACTTGCTGCATCGGCAGCGGGCAATGCGGACGAAGTTCGCGCAATCGGCTTCAAAATGGCCGTGTATGCAGCAAAGGTTGACGGCATCGATTTCAAAGTAGGCGATAAGCAAGTTGCCGTAGCGGGAAAAGCGCAAGACGCAACGCCTTCCTTCATTGAGAAGTCGTCCGGCCGCACGCTGGTGCCTACGCGTTACCTGGAGCTGCTCGGCTTCCAAGTCAACTTTGACAATGCGACAAAGACGGCGAACGTGACGAAAGACGGCGTAACGCTGTCCCTTACGATCGGCAGCGATGCGGTCGTGAAGAACGGCGAGCCGGTTGCCGACGTGAAGCTGGATCAACCGGTTGTCGTGAAGAACAGCGTAACTTATCTGCCTCTTCGCGCGATCGCCGAGCTGTCGGGCAACCACATTTATTTTGAAAAAGGTCAAGTCATCGTGATCAAATAG